From the Colletotrichum lupini chromosome 1, complete sequence genome, the window TATAGTCTACTGGTCACACAATCTCACTCTATCTTGTCACACGCATTTACCCTTACCCTCACTCAGAGCATCACTCACAATGCCCACCACAACAACCCCACCCCACGACGATATCGACGACGTCGCCATCATCGGCGGCGGCATCGCAGGCATggccctcgccctcgccctcaACGCGCACGCCATCCCCGCCACAATCTACGAGTCCCGCGACGCGGTGCCGCTGCCCCACCACGCCGGCGGCGGCATGATGCTCTGCCCCAACGCCCTGCGCATCCTCGAGTCCCTGGGCGTCTACGAGCCGCTCCTGGAGAAGGCGTACAGCTTTGACTACGTCTACTACAAGGACCGCGACGAGGTCACCGTCGACCGGTACCCGCTCGGCGGTCAGGCCGAGTTCGGGTACGATGCCGTGCGGATTTTTCGGCAGGAGTTGATTGAGATTCTTGCGGGGGCGTGTCGTGCGCGCGGGGTGGAGGTGCGGTATGGAAAGAGGTTTGTGAAAATTGTCGGTGAGGATGATCAAGGGGTGGGGTTTGAGTTTGCGGACGGGGAGAGAAGGAGGGCCGGGTTACTTGTCGGCGCGGACGGGATCCACTCGCGGGTGCGGAGCAGTTATGTCGCGCCGGAGGCCAAGCCCGGGTTTGTGGGGCTCGCGGCGCTGACCTACGCCGTGCCGACGGCGCAGCTGCGGGTTCCGGAAGACAAGGACTACAAGTTCCCCGTCAGCGTGGCGAGCGGCAATGGGGTGTTTGTGCTGGCGCCGCAGGGGCGGGACGGCGGGGAGATGCTGGCGGGGACGCAGGTGCCGTTTGGCGCGGAGAAGGCGAGTCTGCCGCGGGAGGCGCTGATGGCGGATAAGGATGCGCTCAAGGCGAGACTGAGATTGAATGAGGAGGCGTGGCCGGGCTTGGTGCGGTCTGCGCTCGAGGGGATCCGGGACGAGACGATGAATGTGTGGCCGTTTTTCATGTTGCCTGCGCTGGAGAGGTGGGCCTCGCAGGGTGGTGCGGGGCGGGTTTTGGTGTTGGGGGATGCGGCGCATGCGATTCCGCCGACGACGGGGCAGGGGGCTTCGATGGCGTTGGAGGATGCTGCTTCGCTTGCGCTGGTGGTGAAGAGGGTGAGGGAGAGTTCGGGGAAGATTGGGTGGGAGGAGGGTGTTGGGTTCTGGCAGGGGATTCGGAGGGAGAGGTTGGGGAGGTTGGTTGGGTTGACCAAGatgttaaataataagaggcttCCGAGCGATGAGATGGCCAAGTTGCCGCGGGAGGAGGTTTGGTTTGAGGAGGGCCAAGGGCAGATGAAGTGGTTGTATGTGCCTGAGATTGAGAAGCAGGTTGAGGAGTGGGTGAAGGGCAAGCTGCAATGAATTGTAGGCTTTGAGTTATGAGTTGTGTGGTATCTTGGAAAAAACAAACAGACTGATAAAGTACAAGTCAACTCGGAGTTGATAATGTTTGATTCTCTTTGAACAGTACTGACCCTGAGACTTGCAAGGCTACCTATGCTCATTCAAAAGTCGTATTATGTAATTTGTTCCAGCATTTGACAGACAGCCTACGGTAGTTGCTCAAGCTCATGAGACCTGTCTCTTCACAAGTTCACGAGGTATCAGAAGCGAAATCAGACAGTCTGAATCACCTATTCGAGTCAGCATTTCGTTACATTCCTTGCTAATTAGTCCCCCCAACGACAGTGAACCACCACGGTAGTCCGACGACAAGGTTACCAAAAAGGGCTACAGCACTAAACCTGGCAAAGAGGGACCAGATTTTACCTCGGCAAGCAAAATGATTGGCCATCATCTTTGGGGAAACAGCTGTAAGGTCTGAAGCTCAAAAGTGCTCGACCGTCCTCTTAGCGGCCGGGGCCTCGGCATTCTGCGTCTTCGAGACACTGTTTCCCCGCATCGAAGCTCCCCATAGACCCCAATGATCCCCGTTGTTACATGCTTAGCTGTGGGTTTGGGTGGTGTTTTGACGCTGGTTTTGGTCACAAAGTCACAGCGGATGGTGCGGAATATGTGCCGGTAGGTAATtacatagtactaagtactagGTAGCTCGGGGAGGGAGGAAACCTGGAGAAGCTCATCCCCATCCGTACCCGTATTCCCGGGGTAAAAAGAAAGTGGTGCCGGATGAGGGGGAGGCGAAAGCTTGCCAACTTCACCTGTTGTTTTCTTGCAAAGCACATGA encodes:
- a CDS encoding kynurenine 3-monooxygenase, producing MPTTTTPPHDDIDDVAIIGGGIAGMALALALNAHAIPATIYESRDAVPLPHHAGGGMMLCPNALRILESLGVYEPLLEKAYSFDYVYYKDRDEVTVDRYPLGGQAEFGYDAVRIFRQELIEILAGACRARGVEVRYGKRFVKIVGEDDQGVGFEFADGERRRAGLLVGADGIHSRVRSSYVAPEAKPGFVGLAALTYAVPTAQLRVPEDKDYKFPVSVASGNGVFVLAPQGRDGGEMLAGTQVPFGAEKASLPREALMADKDALKARLRLNEEAWPGLVRSALEGIRDETMNVWPFFMLPALERWASQGGAGRVLVLGDAAHAIPPTTGQGASMALEDAASLALVVKRVRESSGKIGWEEGVGFWQGIRRERLGRLVGLTKMLNNKRLPSDEMAKLPREEVWFEEGQGQMKWLYVPEIEKQVEEWVKGKLQ